A genomic segment from Candidatus Atribacteria bacterium encodes:
- a CDS encoding DUF3185 domain-containing protein translates to MKTNTVLAIILIIVGIVAFAYQGIQYTSKEKVVDLGPVQVTAEKTRTFPLPPIVGGIALVGGIVLLLVGNKKT, encoded by the coding sequence ATGAAAACAAACACAGTGTTAGCCATCATCCTCATTATCGTGGGGATTGTGGCCTTTGCCTATCAAGGCATACAATATACGTCCAAGGAGAAAGTCGTTGACCTTGGTCCAGTTCAGGTAACTGCTGAGAAGACAAGAACCTTTCCCTTACCCCCAATCGTGGGAGGTATCGCGCTCGTAGGCGGTATAGTGCTGCTATTGGTGGGAAACAAAAAGACCTGA